A single region of the Polyodon spathula isolate WHYD16114869_AA chromosome 5, ASM1765450v1, whole genome shotgun sequence genome encodes:
- the rcor3 gene encoding REST corepressor 3 isoform X1, producing the protein MPGMMDKGLEYLGKGRSNGTKSPSNASNGHFSEESGSDDEHDVGMRVGAEYQASIPEFEPGATKYTDKDSGGMLVWSPDHIIVDTKLDEYIAIAKEKHGYNVEQALGMLFWHKHNIEKSLADLPNFTPFPDEWTVEDKVLFEQAFSFHGKSFHRIQQMLPDKTISSLVKYYYSWKKTRSRTSLMDRQARKLANRNNQEESDEEMEEGNPNEANDSDYDPSKETKKESQSEQPVQNSKIGLGRREHQTLMHRHHSQRSKCRPPKGMYLTQEDVVAVSCSPSAANTVLRQLDMELVSLKRQVQNAKQVNGVLKQKVDTGIDDYRLPECNQKINARWTTDEQLLAVQGVRKYGKDFQAIAEVIGNKTVGQVKNFFVNYRRRFNLEEVLQEWEAEQGTQAPNDDTATSGEEGKNTFNTPSGKSTDEEEEEEEEEEEALVVPSSGRSPPAQVSSASAPVTPTASLNQPPPLLRPSIPAAPALHRQPPPLQQQARFLQPRPTLNQPPPPLIRPANQMPPRLNPRPVVPAVSGQQPPTLIGIQAETQSSLH; encoded by the exons ATGCCGGGAATGATGGACAAAGGGTTAGAGTACCTTGGGAAAGGACGGTCTAACGGAACTAAAAGCCCATCTAACGCCTCAAATGGACATTTTTCGGAGGAGAGTGGCAGCGACGACGAGCACG atgTTGGAATGCGAGTGGGAGCGGAATATCAAGCGAGTATTCCTGAATTTGAACCTG gTGCTACAAAATACACAGATAAAGACAGTGGGGGAATGTTGGTATGGTCTCCAGATCACATTATTGTTGACACAAAAT tggaTGAATATATTGCGATAGCAAAAGAAAAGCATGGATACAATGTTGAACAG GCTCTGGGCATGTTATTTTGGCACAAGCACAACATTGAAAAGTCACTTGCTGATCTCCCAAACTTCACCCCTTTTCCCGATGAGTGGACAGTGGAGGATAAAGTTCTGTTTGAGCAAGCCTTCAGTTTTCATGGGAAAAGTTTTCACAGGATTCAACAAATG CTACCAGATAAAACCATTTCAAGTTTGGTAAAATATTACTACTCTTGGAAAAAAACAAGATCCAGGACAAGTCTGATGGACCGTCAGGCCAGAAAATTagcaaacagaaataatcaagaAGAAAG TGACGAGGAGATGGAAGAGGGAAATCCAAATGAGGCAAATGATAGCGATTATGACCCAAgtaaagaaactaaaaaagag agTCAGTCTGAACAGCCTGTCCAGAACAGTAAGATTGGGTTGGGTCGAAGGGAGCACCAGACTCTGATGCATCGCCACCATTCACAACGGTCCAAGTGCCGCCCTCCCAAAGGCATGTACCTAACTCAGGAGGATGTGGTAGCTGTTTCCTGTAGTCCCAGTGCAGCAAACACTGTTCTTAGACAACTGGACATGGAGCTAGTTTCATTAAAACGACAG gtCCAAAATGCTAAGCAAGTGAATGGAGTTCTGAAGCAGAAGGTGGACACAGGTATTGATGACTACAGACTGCCTGAG TGTAACCAGAAAATAAATGCCAGGTGGACTACAGATGAGCAGCTGCTTGCAGTACAAG GTGTCCGGAAGTATGGGAAAGACTTCCAAGCTATTGCCGAAGTTATCGGTAATAAGACCGTAGGTCAGGTAAAAAACTTCTTTGTAAACTACCGTCGTCGATTTAACTTGGAGGAGGTGCTGCAGGAGTGGGAGGCAGAACAGGGAACTCAGGCCCCCAACGATGACACTGCTACCTCAGGGGAGGAGGGGAAGAACACTTTCAACACCCCATCAGGGAAAAGTACCgacgaagaggaggaggaggaggaggaggaggaggag GCTTTGGTGGTGCCATCTTCTGGTCGTTCTCCTCCAGCCCAAGTGTCTTCTGCCTCTGCTCCTGTAACACCTACAGCTTCACTCAACCAGCCACCACCCCTTCTTCGGCCATCTATCCCAGCTGCCCCAGCTCTTCACCGGCAGCCTCCCCCATTGCAGCAGCAGGCTCGCTTCCTTCAACCAAGGCCTACCCTCAACCAGCCACCACCTCCGCTCATCAGGCCGGCCAATCAAATGCCACCCCGTCTAAACCCAAGGCCAGTCGTACCAGCTGTCAGTGGACAGCAGCCACCGACACTGATTGGCATCCAAGCAGAAACACAGTCCTCTCTGCACTGA
- the rcor3 gene encoding REST corepressor 3 isoform X3, with protein sequence MPGMMDKGLEYLGKGRSNGTKSPSNASNGHFSEESGSDDEHDVGMRVGAEYQASIPEFEPGATKYTDKDSGGMLVWSPDHIIVDTKLDEYIAIAKEKHGYNVEQALGMLFWHKHNIEKSLADLPNFTPFPDEWTVEDKVLFEQAFSFHGKSFHRIQQMLPDKTISSLVKYYYSWKKTRSRTSLMDRQARKLANRNNQEESDEEMEEGNPNEANDSDYDPSKETKKESQSEQPVQNSKIGLGRREHQTLMHRHHSQRSKCRPPKGMYLTQEDVVAVSCSPSAANTVLRQLDMELVSLKRQVQNAKQVNGVLKQKVDTGIDDYRLPECNQKINARWTTDEQLLAVQGVRKYGKDFQAIAEVIGNKTVGQALVVPSSGRSPPAQVSSASAPVTPTASLNQPPPLLRPSIPAAPALHRQPPPLQQQARFLQPRPTLNQPPPPLIRPANQMPPRLNPRPVVPAVSGQQPPTLIGIQAETQSSLH encoded by the exons ATGCCGGGAATGATGGACAAAGGGTTAGAGTACCTTGGGAAAGGACGGTCTAACGGAACTAAAAGCCCATCTAACGCCTCAAATGGACATTTTTCGGAGGAGAGTGGCAGCGACGACGAGCACG atgTTGGAATGCGAGTGGGAGCGGAATATCAAGCGAGTATTCCTGAATTTGAACCTG gTGCTACAAAATACACAGATAAAGACAGTGGGGGAATGTTGGTATGGTCTCCAGATCACATTATTGTTGACACAAAAT tggaTGAATATATTGCGATAGCAAAAGAAAAGCATGGATACAATGTTGAACAG GCTCTGGGCATGTTATTTTGGCACAAGCACAACATTGAAAAGTCACTTGCTGATCTCCCAAACTTCACCCCTTTTCCCGATGAGTGGACAGTGGAGGATAAAGTTCTGTTTGAGCAAGCCTTCAGTTTTCATGGGAAAAGTTTTCACAGGATTCAACAAATG CTACCAGATAAAACCATTTCAAGTTTGGTAAAATATTACTACTCTTGGAAAAAAACAAGATCCAGGACAAGTCTGATGGACCGTCAGGCCAGAAAATTagcaaacagaaataatcaagaAGAAAG TGACGAGGAGATGGAAGAGGGAAATCCAAATGAGGCAAATGATAGCGATTATGACCCAAgtaaagaaactaaaaaagag agTCAGTCTGAACAGCCTGTCCAGAACAGTAAGATTGGGTTGGGTCGAAGGGAGCACCAGACTCTGATGCATCGCCACCATTCACAACGGTCCAAGTGCCGCCCTCCCAAAGGCATGTACCTAACTCAGGAGGATGTGGTAGCTGTTTCCTGTAGTCCCAGTGCAGCAAACACTGTTCTTAGACAACTGGACATGGAGCTAGTTTCATTAAAACGACAG gtCCAAAATGCTAAGCAAGTGAATGGAGTTCTGAAGCAGAAGGTGGACACAGGTATTGATGACTACAGACTGCCTGAG TGTAACCAGAAAATAAATGCCAGGTGGACTACAGATGAGCAGCTGCTTGCAGTACAAG GTGTCCGGAAGTATGGGAAAGACTTCCAAGCTATTGCCGAAGTTATCGGTAATAAGACCGTAGGTCAG GCTTTGGTGGTGCCATCTTCTGGTCGTTCTCCTCCAGCCCAAGTGTCTTCTGCCTCTGCTCCTGTAACACCTACAGCTTCACTCAACCAGCCACCACCCCTTCTTCGGCCATCTATCCCAGCTGCCCCAGCTCTTCACCGGCAGCCTCCCCCATTGCAGCAGCAGGCTCGCTTCCTTCAACCAAGGCCTACCCTCAACCAGCCACCACCTCCGCTCATCAGGCCGGCCAATCAAATGCCACCCCGTCTAAACCCAAGGCCAGTCGTACCAGCTGTCAGTGGACAGCAGCCACCGACACTGATTGGCATCCAAGCAGAAACACAGTCCTCTCTGCACTGA
- the rcor3 gene encoding REST corepressor 3 isoform X2 has protein sequence MPGMMDKGLEYLGKGRSNGTKSPSNASNGHFSEESGSDDEHDVGMRVGAEYQASIPEFEPGATKYTDKDSGGMLVWSPDHIIVDTKLDEYIAIAKEKHGYNVEQALGMLFWHKHNIEKSLADLPNFTPFPDEWTVEDKVLFEQAFSFHGKSFHRIQQMLPDKTISSLVKYYYSWKKTRSRTSLMDRQARKLANRNNQEESDEEMEEGNPNEANDSDYDPSKETKKESQSEQPVQNSKIGLGRREHQTLMHRHHSQRSKCRPPKGMYLTQEDVVAVSCSPSAANTVLRQLDMELVSLKRQVQNAKQVNGVLKQKVDTGIDDYRLPECNQKINARWTTDEQLLAVQGVRKYGKDFQAIAEVIGNKTVGQVKNFFVNYRRRFNLEEVLQEWEAEQGTQAPNDDTATSGEEGKNTFNTPSGKSTDEEEEEEEEEEALVVPSSGRSPPAQVSSASAPVTPTASLNQPPPLLRPSIPAAPALHRQPPPLQQQARFLQPRPTLNQPPPPLIRPANQMPPRLNPRPVVPAVSGQQPPTLIGIQAETQSSLH, from the exons ATGCCGGGAATGATGGACAAAGGGTTAGAGTACCTTGGGAAAGGACGGTCTAACGGAACTAAAAGCCCATCTAACGCCTCAAATGGACATTTTTCGGAGGAGAGTGGCAGCGACGACGAGCACG atgTTGGAATGCGAGTGGGAGCGGAATATCAAGCGAGTATTCCTGAATTTGAACCTG gTGCTACAAAATACACAGATAAAGACAGTGGGGGAATGTTGGTATGGTCTCCAGATCACATTATTGTTGACACAAAAT tggaTGAATATATTGCGATAGCAAAAGAAAAGCATGGATACAATGTTGAACAG GCTCTGGGCATGTTATTTTGGCACAAGCACAACATTGAAAAGTCACTTGCTGATCTCCCAAACTTCACCCCTTTTCCCGATGAGTGGACAGTGGAGGATAAAGTTCTGTTTGAGCAAGCCTTCAGTTTTCATGGGAAAAGTTTTCACAGGATTCAACAAATG CTACCAGATAAAACCATTTCAAGTTTGGTAAAATATTACTACTCTTGGAAAAAAACAAGATCCAGGACAAGTCTGATGGACCGTCAGGCCAGAAAATTagcaaacagaaataatcaagaAGAAAG TGACGAGGAGATGGAAGAGGGAAATCCAAATGAGGCAAATGATAGCGATTATGACCCAAgtaaagaaactaaaaaagag agTCAGTCTGAACAGCCTGTCCAGAACAGTAAGATTGGGTTGGGTCGAAGGGAGCACCAGACTCTGATGCATCGCCACCATTCACAACGGTCCAAGTGCCGCCCTCCCAAAGGCATGTACCTAACTCAGGAGGATGTGGTAGCTGTTTCCTGTAGTCCCAGTGCAGCAAACACTGTTCTTAGACAACTGGACATGGAGCTAGTTTCATTAAAACGACAG gtCCAAAATGCTAAGCAAGTGAATGGAGTTCTGAAGCAGAAGGTGGACACAGGTATTGATGACTACAGACTGCCTGAG TGTAACCAGAAAATAAATGCCAGGTGGACTACAGATGAGCAGCTGCTTGCAGTACAAG GTGTCCGGAAGTATGGGAAAGACTTCCAAGCTATTGCCGAAGTTATCGGTAATAAGACCGTAGGTCAGGTAAAAAACTTCTTTGTAAACTACCGTCGTCGATTTAACTTGGAGGAGGTGCTGCAGGAGTGGGAGGCAGAACAGGGAACTCAGGCCCCCAACGATGACACTGCTACCTCAGGGGAGGAGGGGAAGAACACTTTCAACACCCCATCAGGGAAAAGTACCgacgaagaggaggaggaggaggaggaggaggag GCTTTGGTGGTGCCATCTTCTGGTCGTTCTCCTCCAGCCCAAGTGTCTTCTGCCTCTGCTCCTGTAACACCTACAGCTTCACTCAACCAGCCACCACCCCTTCTTCGGCCATCTATCCCAGCTGCCCCAGCTCTTCACCGGCAGCCTCCCCCATTGCAGCAGCAGGCTCGCTTCCTTCAACCAAGGCCTACCCTCAACCAGCCACCACCTCCGCTCATCAGGCCGGCCAATCAAATGCCACCCCGTCTAAACCCAAGGCCAGTCGTACCAGCTGTCAGTGGACAGCAGCCACCGACACTGATTGGCATCCAAGCAGAAACACAGTCCTCTCTGCACTGA